Proteins from one Nicotiana tabacum cultivar K326 chromosome 23, ASM71507v2, whole genome shotgun sequence genomic window:
- the LOC107762000 gene encoding uncharacterized protein LOC107762000 encodes MATRDNDGRYFPENLAMEILIKLPIESLLRFKCVGKYRFENITSPSFIKEHMNWSRKNKPSKIMIYDHIGCPSNDDSPLNPNPITLISVSCAVVVHKNPDYLQEFRGMTYLLGSVDGLFLLERVIDGSIFNVFLALWNPAIRERFLMKDQKLLKAFIDDSICDSLQEMKDSLSIDFADIHSMLMELVWKKATTSILP; translated from the exons ATGGCCACCCGTGATAATGATGGTCGGTATTTCCCTGAAAATCTAGCAATGGAGATTCTAATCAAGTTGCCGATAGAATCCTTGTTGCGATTCAAATGCGTCGGCAAGTACCGGTTTGAAAACATTACGAGCCCTAGCTTCATCAAAGAACACATGAATTGGAGCAGAAAGAACAAGCCCTCAAAAATCATGATTTATGATCATATTGGATGCCCCTCAAATGATGATTCTCCTCTCAATCCCAATCCCATCACTTTGATTTCGGTCTCATGTGCTGTTGTCGTACATAAAAATCCTGATTATCTTCAGGAATTCAGAGGTATGACGTACCTTTTAGGTTCTGTGGATGGCTTGTTTTTATTGGAGCGAGTAATTGATGGCAGCATATTCAACGTCTTCTTGGCTTTGTGGAATCCTGCCATCAGGGAA AGGTTTCTAATGAAGGACCAAAAGTTACTCAAGGCTTTCATCGATGACTCAATTTGTGATTCACTACAAGAAATGAAGGATTCGCTTTCTATAGATTTCGCTGATATTCATTCGATGTTAATGGAGTTAGTGTGGAAAAAGGCTACGACATCCATTCTACCATGA